From Microbacterium rhizosphaerae:
CGCCGAGCACGTCCGCGAGCTCGAGGCCATCCCGGCCAAGATCCAGCGCGTGCTGACGCTCGAGCAGGCGCACATCGAGCAGCTCGCGCACTGGATGGCCGACACCCGCTCGGTGCTGTTCCTCGGCCGCAACGTGGGCTACCCGATCGCTCTCGAGGGCGCGCTGAAGCTCAAGGAGATCTCGTACATCCACGCCGAAGGCTTCGCCGCGGGCGAGCTCAAGCACGGCCCGATCGCGCTCGTCGAGCCCGGCCAGCCGGTGTTCGTGCTCGTGCCGTCGCCGCGCCACTCGGCTCTGCTGCACTCCAAGGTCGTCTCGAACATCCAGGAGATCCAGGCTCGGGGCGCGCGCGTCATCGTCATCGCGGAGGAGGGGGATGCCGCGGTCCTGCCGTTCGCGGACGAGGTGCTGCACATCCCGCTCGCCGGTGCGATGTTCGAGCCGCTGCTGGCGGTCGTCCCGCTGCACATCTTCGCCATGGGCCTCGCGACCGCGCGCGGCCTCGACGTCGACCAGCCGCGCAACCTCGCGAAGTCCGTCACCGTCGAGTGAGCGACTGCCCGCTGGGCGGGATTCGCTCGCGATAGGGTCGAGGATGCCGTGCGCCCGGACGCGCCCGGCGAGCGAACGAGACCGGCGGGAGGCGACATGATCATCGGCATCGGCGTCGACCTCGTCGACATCCCGCGGTTCGAGCGGCTGGTCGAGCGGACGCCGCGGCTGCTGGCGCGGCTCTTCTCCGAGGCGGAGCGGCAGCTCAAGCTGCACTCGCTCGCGGCGCGCTACGCCGCCAAGGAGGCCCTGATCAAGGCGCTCGGCGACTCCGACGGGCTGCACTGGAGCGAGATCGAGATCGCATCGGAGCCGTCCGGCAAACCGGTCTTCGCGCTGTCCGGAGAGACGGCCGCGATCGTGGCGGCCCGCGGCATCGACGCCCTTCATCTGTCGCTGTCGCACGACGCGGGACTCGCGACGGCGTATGTCATCGCCGAGCGGCTCTCGGACGCGGAGGCTCGCGCGTGAGCGTCCTGCGGGAGGCGCTCATCGACGTGGGCGCCATCGAGGAGAACACGCGGCACATGCGGCGGCTCACGGGCGTCGACGTCATGGCCGTCGTCAAGGCCGAGGGATACGGTCACGGGGCCGTGCGATCGGCAGCGGCCGCGCTCGCCGGAGGCGCGAGCCGCCTCGGCGTCACCGACGTGGCGGAGGCGCTCGCCCTCAGGCGGGGCGGCATCGACGCGCCGGTCGTCGCCTGGCTGCACGCGCCGGGGCAGTCGTTCGCCGAGGCTGCGGCCTCGGGCATCGAGATCGGCGTCTCGACGATGGATCAGCTGCAGGCGGCGGCCGCCGCCGCATCCTCCGAGCACGCGGCCGGCGTGCACCTGAAGCTCGAGACGGGCCTCGGTCGCAACGGCATCGCACCGGCGGATTACGCCGCGGTGTTCTCCGAGGCCGCACGCCTCGAGCGGATCGGCCGTGTGCGGATCGTGGGCCTGTTCAGCCACCTCTCCAACACCTCCGCGGAGGACGACCGTGCCGCGCTCGCGGCCTTCCTCGACGGTGTCGACGCCGCGGCGCGGATCGGCATCCGCCCGCAGCTGCGGCACATCGCCGCGACGCACGCCGCGATCGAGATCCCCGAGGCGCGCCTGGACTGCGTCCGCATCGGCATCGGCATCTACGGCCTGTCGCCGTTCGCCGATCGCACGTCGGGCGACCTCGGACTGCGGCCCGCGATGACCCTGCGCGGCGAGGTCGCGGCGGTGCGCCGCGTGCCCGCGGGCCAGGGTGTCTCGTACGGCTACACGTATCGCACCGAGCGCGAGACGACGCTGGCCCTCGTCCCGCTCGGCTATGCCGACGGCGTGCCTCGCCAGGCGTCGGGTGCGGGGCCGGTGGTCATCGGGCGTCAGCGGTTCCACGTGTCCGGACGCATCGCGATGGACCAGTTCGTCGTCGATGTCGGGGATGCGCCCGTGCGGATAGGCGACGACGTGACCCTGTTCGGCGACCCCACGCTCGGCGCGCCGGCCGTCGAGGAGTGGGCGGACGCCGCATCCACCATCAACTACGAGATCGTGACGCGGATCGGCCCGCGGGTGCCGCGCAGGCAGGTGCGGGGATGAGCCTCGAGCAGCTGGAGGGGCGGCACGAGATCGTCGCTCCCGCAGACATGGAGGCCCTCGGCGCGCGGATGGGCGGGATGCTGCGCCCCGGCGACCTCGTCGTGCTCACGGGTCCGCTCGGCGCCGGCAAGACCACTCTCACCCGCGGCATCGCGGCGGGACTGGGCGTGCGCGGGCCCGTGCAGAGCCCGACCTTCGTGATCGCCCGCACGCACCCGTCGCTCGTCGGGGGCGCTCCGCTCGTGCACGTCGACGCGTACCGGCTCGGCTCCGCCGCCGAGCTCGACGACCTCGACGTCGACGTGGACAACTCCGTCGTCGTCGTCGAGTGGGGTCGCGGCATGGTCGACGGCCTGCGTGACGCGTGGTGGGAGGTCGAGCTGGACAGGTCGTGGCATGGTCGAGGCGTCGACACCGCGTGCGGCGTGGTCGCGCACGCGGACGAGCTGGATGCCGACTCCCCCCGCATCGTGACGATCAGCCGACGGCCCTAGCCTCACCGCGCGGCGCGAACCCACAGCCGACTGGCCTGCGGGGTCGTGGTCGCCAGGACGATGTGGCCGTCGAAGGCGGCGGCCGCCGCATCCTCCGTCTTCGCCGGCATCGGCACCGCTGACCACCCGGTGCAGTCCACGCCCACCGACCACAGCGTCGCCTCGTGGTCGATCGATCCGACCACGAGGGCCCGGTCCGTCGTCAGGACGACCTGGGTCACGTCGATCAGCCCGTGTCCGGGGCCTTCGGATGCCGCTGTCTGCGCGCCGGACGGATCTGTTCGCCAGCACTCCAGGCGCTGAGCGCTACTCACGGTGCTGCCGATGACGACGCATCCGTCTTCCGCGCATGCGGCCGCGCGGGCCTGCGCATCCGTCGTCGAGGAGAGCGGGGTGCGAGACCAGCGGACGCCGTCGGCCGATCGCCAGATGAGCGGTGAGGTGCGCGCTCCGCGCATCGTCGAGCCGGACAGCAGGAAGCCCTCGACGGTCGAGGTCGCGCCGCTCGCGAACGTCTGCTCACCGGGGTCCGAGGCGAGCCCCGCGGCATCGGCGATGCGCATCCATCGGACCCCGTCCTGCGTCAGCCACACCGCCGCACCATAGCCGTGCGGGCCGTCCCAGGCGCCGGAGATGAGCGTCCTGCGCGCGGAGCTGGTCATCGCCGTCACTCCGATCGCATCCTCGCCGCCGAACAGCGTGTACGGCTGCTCGTGCTCATTGAGGCGGCGGAGGTCGCCCGCCCACGTCGTCGGCCGCGGGTTGCTGTGGGCGCCCCCGTAGGCCTGGCCATACGCGACGACACGTCCGGCCGCATCCGTCCCCATGATGAACTGCGCGACCTCCCCGTAGCCCGTCACGGCGTGGGTACGCAGCCGCGTCCAATGCGTGAGGTCGGACGTCGTCCACGCCGCGGGCGCCCGAGCGGAGCCGTGCGGCACCGAGCCGAACGCGAGGAGCGTGCGACCGGTGGTCGTCATCGCGAGCACGCGCGCACCGGATGCGGGCGGAGCGATCTCGGTCCATCCCGAGACGGGCGGGGTGGAGGACGTCGCTGTGACGACATGCCTGGGCGCCGGCGGCCCCGCGGTGCATCCGGCCAGCGCCAGCGCGCACACGAGCGCCGCGAGCGCCGCTCGTCGTCCCGCCGATCCCCGCACATGCCGACACTACGACGGCCGCGACTACCCTGGAGGGATGATCCTCGGCATCGACACCTCGGTGGGCACGAGCGTCTCCGTCGTCGACCCCGACGGAGTCGTGCGCGCCGCGGAGTCGAGCCAGAACCCGCTCGGACACGCAGAGGTCATCGGCACCCTCATCGCCCGCGCGCTCGAAGACGCGGCCGTCACTCCCGCTCTGGGGGTGACCTTCCGCACCGACGACTCGATCACGCATGTCGCTGCCGGCATGGGGCCGGGACCGTTCACCGGCCTGCGGGTGGGCATCGCCGCGGCGCGCGCGTTCGCGCTCGGCCGCGGCATCCCGGTGATCCCGGTCGTGAGCCATGACGCCGTCGCTCTGGGGTACCTCCTGCAGGCGGCCGTCACGGGCGACGACGAACAGCTGATCGCCGTGGTCACGGATGCGCGCCGGCGCGAGTTCGCGTACACCGTCTACGACGGGATGGATGCCGACGGCCTCCCCGTCCGTGCGACCGAGCCCGCCCTCATCCCTCGCGACGACCTCGATGCACGCCTCGCGGAGCTCGGAGCGCTGCGGCTGGACGCCCCCGCCGTGCCCGCCGCGCTCATCGGCGTCGCGGCATCCCGAGCCCTGGCCGCCGGCCGCACGATCGGGCCGGACGATGCGCTCTACCTCCGGTCACCGGATGTGACCCTCCCGGGCGCACACAAGCGGGTGACGGCGTGAGCCGCGCCGCGACCGTGGCCGACCTCGACGCGATCATGGCCCTCGAGCGAGCCTCATTCCCGACCGACGCCTGGTCGGAGACCATGATGCGCGCCGAGCTCGAGTCGTCCCACAACCGCTACTTCGTCATCGAGACCGCGGGCCGCATCGTCGCGTACGGGGGAGTGCGCGCGCTGAGCGGGTCGAAGGATGCCGACATCCAGACCATCGCGGTCGACGCCTCGGCACGCGGCCACGGGCAGGGCCGCGCCCTGCTGCGCGACCTCCTGACCGCGGCGCAGGAGCGCGGAGCGGCGCAGGTGTTCCTCGAGGTGCGTGCCGACAACCCGGTCGCCCAGGGTCTCTACGCATCCGAGGGCTTCGCCGAGCTGGGGCGCCGTCCGGGCTACTACCAGCCCGATGACGTCGACGCCGTCATCATGCGCCTCGACCTGGAGCGGTGGGCCCACGCATCGGCGGCGGCCGGAACCGACGGAGGAGTCTGCACGTGAACGACCCGCTGGTGCTCGGCATCGAGACGAGCTGCGACGAGACGGGCATCGGCATCGTCCGCGGTCGGACGCTGCTGTCCAACACGATCGCGAGCTCGATGGACGAGCACGCCCGCTACGGCGGCGTCGTGCCCGAGATCGCCGCTCGGGCCCATCTGGAGGCGCTGCAGCCCGCGATCGAGGCTGCGCTCCGCGAGGCGGGCGTACAGCTCGACGACCTGGACGCCATCGCGGTGACGAGCGGGCCGGGCCTCGCGGGCGCACTGATGGTCGGCATCGGCGCGGCGAAGGCGCTCGCGGTGTCGCTCGACAAGCCGCTCTACGCCGTCAACCACCTCGTCGGGCACATCGCCGCGGACATCCTGGATGCATCCGCGCCTCCCCTCGAGCTCCCGACGGTGGCGCTGCTGGTGAGCGGCGGCCACACGTCGCTGCTGCTCGTCCGTGACCTCACGACCGACGTCGAGCTCCTCGGCGAGACGGTCGACGACGCCGCCGGCGAGGCGTTCGACAAGGTCGCACGACTGCTCGGGCTTCCCTATCCGGGGGGTCCGGAGATAGACCGGGCCGCGGCATCCGGCGACGCCCACGCGATCCGCTTCCCGCGGGGGCTCTCGCGTGCGAGCGATCTCGACAAGCACCGCTACGACTTCTCGTTCTCGGGACTCAAGACGGCGGTCGCCCGCTGGACCGAGCAGTACGACGGAGAGCTGCCGGTCGCGGATGTCGCCGCGTCCTTCCGAGAGGCCGTCGTGGACGTCCTCGTCACGAAGGCGCTCGCGGCGTGCGCCGACCACGGCGTGCCGAGGCTCCTTCTCGGCGGCGGCGTCATCGCCAATCGGCGTCTGCGGGATGTCGCGCTCGCACGTGCGGCCGAGGCCGGAGTCACGGTGCGCATCCCGCCGCTCAGTCTCTGCACGGACAACGGGGCGATGATCGCCGGACTCGCCGCCGAGCTCATCCGGTCGGGCCGCAAGCCTTCGACGCTCGAGTTCGGGGCGGACTCGACCCTCCCTGTCACCGAGATCCAGGTCGCCGAGAGCGTCGCCGTGGCATGAGTGACCCGACCGACGGCGGCGCAGCGGAGGAGATCCGCGCAGGAGCGGCTGCATCCGCGCCGGATTCTCCGCAGAACGGAGGATCTCCGCAGAACGGGGGCACCGCGCCCGGCCCTGCGCCCGGCCCTGCGCCGGGCCCTGCGCCCGACGGCCGCGCGGCGCGGATCGAGGCCGCCCCGCCCGACCTCACCGCAGCGGCGGATGCCACACCCCTGCCGGGTGCGCACCGCGGAGGCTTCTCGCGCGAGCTCACCGGACCGGTCAGCATCACGATCGAGTCCGCGCCGGTGCAACCCGGCACGGAGGATGCGCTCGACTACACGCCGGCGGAATGGGTCGCGGCTGCGCCTCGGGCGCGATTCGGCGGGTGGGCGCTGGCTTTCGCCATCGTCGGCCTCCTCGTCTCGTTCCTCGTCGGCTGGGGCTTCCTGCTGGGCGTCGTCGCCATCATCGGCGGCGGCTCCGCCCTGCGCCGCGGTGAGCCGAAGAGCGTCGCGGTCTGGGCGATCGCGCTCGCGGGCCTGTCGCTGCTCTACAGTGCGGGGTGGCTGATCTGGGCGGCGAGCCAGGGCGCACTCGCCCTGCCCTGACGGCCGGAGGCCGGCGCCACGTGCCGGGTCAGACGCGGTCGGCGAGGATCGCGAGCCGCCTGCCGCCGCGTCGGGTGAGCAGAAGCGTCGCCTCCTCGTCGCCGCGGAGCCTCAGCTGGGTGCGCAGCTTCGCCGGATCGATGTCGACGCCGCGCTTCTTGATCTCCAGCCGCCCGATACCCCGGTCGCGGAGGGCCTTGCCGAGGCCCTTCACGTCGGCGGGAAGCGTCTCCCGCACCCGGAAGGTCGACACGAACGGAGACGTCACAGCGGCGTCGCCGGTCAGGTAGGCGACGCCGGGCGCCAGCATCCCGGCCTCGAGCGAGCGGGCGACATCGCCGATGAGGCGGGCGCGGATGACGGCCCCCTCCGGCTCGTGGACGAAGGCGCCGAGCTCGCGCACGGGCTCGTCCTGCGCATCCACCGCCGACGTCAGCTCGTTCCCGACACCGTTGCGCACGACGAGCGCCGCGCGTGCCACACCCGGGCGGGCCAGCGCGCCGGACCACATCACGAGCTCGATCGTGGAGCCGTCCACGGCGATCCACTGCGCCTCGACAGCGTCGGGGATGAGCTCGCGGTCGAAGGCCGGCCCCAGCTTGATCCCGGTCGGCATGCGCTCCGCCAGCTCGAACGCCCAGTCGAGCGACGGCGTGTAGTCCTCCGCGCGAACGCGGGAGGTCTCGGTGTGCCCCGCGGTGCGGCGGGCGGGATCGAGCCAGACCGACTCCACGGCGGACAGATCGGATGCCTCGGCCTCCCCGTGCTGGACAGTCACGGCGCCCCCGAAGGGCGCCAGGTTGTACGCCGCGATGGCCGCGGTCACCTCGTCGGCGTCGACGGCGAGCACCCGCATCCCGATGCCGGCGAAGCCGAGCGCGTCGCCGCCGATGCCGCAGCCGAGGTCGGCCACGCTGCCGAGACCGGCATCCCGGAATCGACCCGCGTGCCGTGCCGCGACCTCGAGGCGCGTCGCCTGCTCGAGCCCGGCGCGCGTGAACAGCATCCGCTCGGCGAAGGGACCGAACTTGGCCTCCGCTCGCTCCCGCAGCCGTGCCTGGCCCACGACCGCCGAGACGAGGTCGGCCGAGTGTCCCGCCGCGCGCAGCCTCGACACCGCACGAGCGACATCCCGGATGTCTGTCGCCTTCGTCTCGTCGAGGAGCTGCAGCCCCTCGGGCGTCAGCAGGGCCCGCAGCTCGCTCATCTCCACAGCACCCAGCCTAGGCATCCGGTTGTGTCGTCGATTGGCACTCGCGTTGCATGAGTGCCAGTCGTCGTCCTACACTTTCATCAGCACTCACATGCGTCGAGTGCTAACGAGTCTTCACTCCAAGAAGGAAGAGGTACACCGTGTCGGTTTCCATCAAGCCGCTCGAGGACCGGATCGTCATCAAGCAGGTCGAGGCCGAGCAGACCACCGCGAGCGGTCTGGTCATCCCCGACACCGCCAAGGAGAAGCCCCAGGAGGGCGAGGTCGTGGCGGTCGGCCCCGGCCGCATCGACGACAACGGCAACCGCATCCCGCTCGACGTCGCCGTCGGCGACCGCGTGATCTACAGCAAGTACGGCGGCACCGAGGTCAAGTTCGGCGGTGACGAGCTGCTCGTCCTGTCGGCGCGCGACGTGCTGGCGGTCGTCGTCCGCTGATCGGCGACACCTGCTTTCCGAAGGGCCCGGATGCCACGGCATCCGGGCCCTTCTGCGTCCCCGCGTCGCACCCCGCGCGTAGGCTGGTGCGGTGAG
This genomic window contains:
- a CDS encoding holo-ACP synthase encodes the protein MIIGIGVDLVDIPRFERLVERTPRLLARLFSEAERQLKLHSLAARYAAKEALIKALGDSDGLHWSEIEIASEPSGKPVFALSGETAAIVAARGIDALHLSLSHDAGLATAYVIAERLSDAEARA
- the alr gene encoding alanine racemase gives rise to the protein MRRLTGVDVMAVVKAEGYGHGAVRSAAAALAGGASRLGVTDVAEALALRRGGIDAPVVAWLHAPGQSFAEAAASGIEIGVSTMDQLQAAAAAASSEHAAGVHLKLETGLGRNGIAPADYAAVFSEAARLERIGRVRIVGLFSHLSNTSAEDDRAALAAFLDGVDAAARIGIRPQLRHIAATHAAIEIPEARLDCVRIGIGIYGLSPFADRTSGDLGLRPAMTLRGEVAAVRRVPAGQGVSYGYTYRTERETTLALVPLGYADGVPRQASGAGPVVIGRQRFHVSGRIAMDQFVVDVGDAPVRIGDDVTLFGDPTLGAPAVEEWADAASTINYEIVTRIGPRVPRRQVRG
- the tsaE gene encoding tRNA (adenosine(37)-N6)-threonylcarbamoyltransferase complex ATPase subunit type 1 TsaE, whose product is MSLEQLEGRHEIVAPADMEALGARMGGMLRPGDLVVLTGPLGAGKTTLTRGIAAGLGVRGPVQSPTFVIARTHPSLVGGAPLVHVDAYRLGSAAELDDLDVDVDNSVVVVEWGRGMVDGLRDAWWEVELDRSWHGRGVDTACGVVAHADELDADSPRIVTISRRP
- the tsaB gene encoding tRNA (adenosine(37)-N6)-threonylcarbamoyltransferase complex dimerization subunit type 1 TsaB, giving the protein MILGIDTSVGTSVSVVDPDGVVRAAESSQNPLGHAEVIGTLIARALEDAAVTPALGVTFRTDDSITHVAAGMGPGPFTGLRVGIAAARAFALGRGIPVIPVVSHDAVALGYLLQAAVTGDDEQLIAVVTDARRREFAYTVYDGMDADGLPVRATEPALIPRDDLDARLAELGALRLDAPAVPAALIGVAASRALAAGRTIGPDDALYLRSPDVTLPGAHKRVTA
- the rimI gene encoding ribosomal protein S18-alanine N-acetyltransferase is translated as MSRAATVADLDAIMALERASFPTDAWSETMMRAELESSHNRYFVIETAGRIVAYGGVRALSGSKDADIQTIAVDASARGHGQGRALLRDLLTAAQERGAAQVFLEVRADNPVAQGLYASEGFAELGRRPGYYQPDDVDAVIMRLDLERWAHASAAAGTDGGVCT
- the tsaD gene encoding tRNA (adenosine(37)-N6)-threonylcarbamoyltransferase complex transferase subunit TsaD produces the protein MNDPLVLGIETSCDETGIGIVRGRTLLSNTIASSMDEHARYGGVVPEIAARAHLEALQPAIEAALREAGVQLDDLDAIAVTSGPGLAGALMVGIGAAKALAVSLDKPLYAVNHLVGHIAADILDASAPPLELPTVALLVSGGHTSLLLVRDLTTDVELLGETVDDAAGEAFDKVARLLGLPYPGGPEIDRAAASGDAHAIRFPRGLSRASDLDKHRYDFSFSGLKTAVARWTEQYDGELPVADVAASFREAVVDVLVTKALAACADHGVPRLLLGGGVIANRRLRDVALARAAEAGVTVRIPPLSLCTDNGAMIAGLAAELIRSGRKPSTLEFGADSTLPVTEIQVAESVAVA
- a CDS encoding THUMP-like domain-containing protein yields the protein MEMSELRALLTPEGLQLLDETKATDIRDVARAVSRLRAAGHSADLVSAVVGQARLRERAEAKFGPFAERMLFTRAGLEQATRLEVAARHAGRFRDAGLGSVADLGCGIGGDALGFAGIGMRVLAVDADEVTAAIAAYNLAPFGGAVTVQHGEAEASDLSAVESVWLDPARRTAGHTETSRVRAEDYTPSLDWAFELAERMPTGIKLGPAFDRELIPDAVEAQWIAVDGSTIELVMWSGALARPGVARAALVVRNGVGNELTSAVDAQDEPVRELGAFVHEPEGAVIRARLIGDVARSLEAGMLAPGVAYLTGDAAVTSPFVSTFRVRETLPADVKGLGKALRDRGIGRLEIKKRGVDIDPAKLRTQLRLRGDEEATLLLTRRGGRRLAILADRV
- the groES gene encoding co-chaperone GroES, whose product is MSVSIKPLEDRIVIKQVEAEQTTASGLVIPDTAKEKPQEGEVVAVGPGRIDDNGNRIPLDVAVGDRVIYSKYGGTEVKFGGDELLVLSARDVLAVVVR